From the genome of Hathewaya histolytica, one region includes:
- a CDS encoding LacI family DNA-binding transcriptional regulator encodes MPVTINDVAKEAGVSITTVSRVLNNNYPVKKETREKIEKAIDKLNYRPNIMARGLITKKTCVIGVLVPGITNLFFSTIVESIEKCIKKFGYSISLCNTCGSAKEEKELIEDIISRQVDGIISIDPNLDNLKEGYYKKISKVLPTIVIKGSWKDDEYNSVTYDERKGTIEAFKYLLKLKHKDILFVRGNKSLSYDIKEEVYKNIVQEHKLSYDKVLNVGEGNSIEVVENTEILFEKLLDKEKRPTAVLACNDLMAIGILNVCSKLGINVPEDMSIIGFDNTILSSVTRPRLTTVDQNMMQVAKEASVHLMEMIDNSNKTKVSIELQTKLILRESCGENNKK; translated from the coding sequence ATGCCAGTAACAATTAACGATGTAGCTAAAGAGGCAGGAGTTTCAATAACTACTGTATCTAGAGTGCTTAATAACAATTACCCAGTAAAAAAGGAAACTAGAGAAAAAATAGAAAAGGCTATAGATAAACTTAATTATAGACCGAATATAATGGCTAGAGGATTAATAACTAAAAAAACTTGTGTTATAGGAGTATTGGTTCCAGGAATTACAAATTTGTTTTTTTCAACTATAGTTGAAAGCATAGAAAAATGTATAAAAAAATTTGGTTATAGCATTTCATTGTGTAATACTTGTGGTAGTGCCAAAGAAGAGAAGGAATTAATTGAAGATATTATTTCAAGACAAGTAGATGGAATTATATCTATAGACCCTAATTTAGATAATTTAAAGGAAGGTTATTACAAGAAAATATCAAAAGTATTACCTACAATAGTTATAAAAGGATCATGGAAAGATGATGAGTATAACTCTGTTACTTATGATGAAAGGAAAGGTACAATTGAGGCATTTAAGTATCTTTTAAAATTGAAACATAAGGACATATTATTTGTTAGAGGTAATAAGAGCCTTTCTTATGATATAAAAGAAGAGGTTTATAAAAACATAGTACAGGAACATAAATTATCCTATGATAAGGTGTTAAATGTTGGTGAGGGAAATAGTATAGAAGTTGTAGAAAATACAGAAATTCTATTTGAAAAATTATTAGATAAGGAAAAAAGACCTACTGCAGTTCTTGCATGTAATGATCTTATGGCTATTGGAATATTAAATGTTTGTTCAAAACTTGGTATAAATGTTCCAGAAGATATGTCTATTATTGGTTTCGATAATACCATACTTTCTAGTGTGACAAGACCAAGGCTTACCACAGTGGATCAAAATATGATGCAGGTAGCCAAAGAAGCATCTGTACACCTAATGGAAATGATAGATAATAGTAATAAAACTAAAGTTAGCATAGAACTTCAAACTAAGCTAATATTAAGAGAAAGCTGTGGAGAAAATAATAAAAAGTAA
- the galT gene encoding galactose-1-phosphate uridylyltransferase — protein MAELRWNPLLKDWTMVASHRQNRPQMPKDWCPFCPGSGKVPKDYEVLKYENDFPALCTDPSEPDEVGSSFYKIKKAYGKCEVILYSQNHNAVLSDLPVDHIRKLVDLWCERYIELSKDTNIKYILQFENRGEEVGVTMPHPHGQIYGYSVMPLKIQTELNSCREYYEENSECLICKMNKEEVDFKSRIVMENEDFIAYIPFFTDYPYGIFIVAKDHYSKIIDFDERAKNNFADILRKVSGTFDALFDRVFPYMMCIHQAPVNSEEYGNYDDYYHFHVEFYPPLRSQDKIKFNASSETGAWAACNPRAVEETAQELRDAYKRFMNTNN, from the coding sequence ATGGCAGAATTAAGGTGGAATCCGTTGTTAAAAGATTGGACTATGGTTGCATCACATAGGCAGAACAGACCTCAGATGCCAAAGGATTGGTGTCCATTTTGTCCAGGATCGGGAAAAGTTCCAAAGGACTATGAGGTTTTAAAATATGAAAATGATTTTCCGGCTTTGTGTACTGATCCATCAGAACCAGATGAGGTGGGGAGCTCATTCTATAAAATAAAAAAGGCCTATGGAAAGTGTGAGGTTATACTTTATTCTCAAAATCATAATGCGGTACTAAGTGACCTTCCAGTAGATCATATAAGAAAGTTAGTAGACTTATGGTGTGAAAGATATATAGAATTATCTAAAGATACAAATATAAAATATATATTACAATTTGAAAATAGAGGGGAAGAGGTAGGGGTTACGATGCCTCATCCTCATGGACAAATATATGGATATTCTGTAATGCCTTTAAAAATTCAAACAGAATTAAATTCTTGTAGGGAATATTATGAGGAAAATTCAGAATGTCTTATTTGTAAGATGAATAAGGAAGAAGTGGATTTTAAGAGTAGAATTGTAATGGAAAATGAAGATTTTATAGCATATATTCCATTTTTTACGGACTATCCTTATGGCATATTTATAGTGGCAAAAGATCATTACAGTAAAATAATAGATTTTGATGAAAGAGCGAAAAATAATTTTGCTGATATTCTCAGAAAAGTTTCAGGGACTTTTGATGCTTTATTTGACAGGGTATTTCCTTATATGATGTGTATTCATCAGGCGCCAGTTAATTCTGAAGAATATGGAAATTATGATGATTATTATCACTTTCACGTAGAATTTTATCCACCATTAAGGTCGCAAGATAAAATTAAATTTAATGCATCTTCAGAAACGGGGGCTTGGGCTGCTTGTAATCCAAGGGCTGTTGAGGAAACTGCACAAGAATTAAGAGATGCATATAAAAGATTTATGAATACAAATAATTAA
- a CDS encoding small, acid-soluble spore protein, alpha/beta type encodes MSHKNNKNSKQNKKVSQKTRTELEKMKVETANEIGVNNESKKLGKTSGEGAKRNR; translated from the coding sequence ATGTCACATAAAAATAATAAAAATAGTAAACAAAATAAAAAAGTAAGTCAAAAAACAAGAACCGAATTAGAGAAAATGAAAGTTGAAACTGCAAATGAAATTGGTGTAAATAATGAATCTAAAAAACTTGGTAAAACTTCTGGTGAAGGTGCTAAAAGAAATAGGTAA